In a single window of the Phocoena sinus isolate mPhoSin1 chromosome 7, mPhoSin1.pri, whole genome shotgun sequence genome:
- the OSGEPL1 gene encoding probable tRNA N6-adenosine threonylcarbamoyltransferase, mitochondrial isoform X3: MLILNKTAGVFSKPSKRNMYEFLRSFHFHPGKRFLHKLVLGIETSCDDTAAAVVDETGNVLGEAIHSQTEVHLKTGGIIPPVAQQLHRENIQRIVQEALSASKVSPSELSAIATTIKPGLALSLGVGLSFSLQLVDQLKKPFIPIHHMEAHALTIRLTNKVEFPFLVLLISGGHCLLALVRGVSDFLLLGKSLDIAPGDMLDKVVSGGVASNLHIRKALEIVTDATQCTLLCPPPRLCTDNGVMIAWNGVERLRAGLGILHSTEGIRYEPKCPLGADISKEVGEAAVKVPRLKMKI, translated from the exons ATGCTAATATTGAATAAGACAGCAGGAGTTTTTTCTAAACCATCAAAAAGGAATATGTATGAATTTCtaagaagttttcattttcatcctgGAAAACGATTTCTTCATAAACTAGTTTTGGGAATTGAAACCAGTTGTGATGATACAGCAGCTGCTGTGGTGGATGAAACCGGAAATGTTTTGGGAGAAGCAATACATTCCCAAACCGAAGTTCATTTAAA aACAGGTGGGATTATTCCTCCAGTAGCTCAACAGCTTCATAGAGAAAATATTCAACGCATAGTGCAAGAAGCTCTCTCTGCCAGTAAAGTCTCTCCAAGTGAACTCTCAGCAATTGCAACTACCATAAAACCAGGACTTGCTTTAAGCTTGGGTGTAGGCTTATCATTTAGCTTACAACTGGTAGACCAGTTAAAAAAGCCCTTCATTCCCATTCATCATATGGAGGCTCATGCACTTACTATTAGGTTGACAAATAAagtagaatttccttttttagttcttttgatTTCAGGAGGTCATTGCCTTTTGGCACTAGTTAGAGGAGTTTCAGATTTTCTGCTTCTTGGAAAGTCTTTGGATATAGCGCCAGGTGACATGCTTGACAAG GTTGTATCTGGAGGCGTTGCAAGTAACTTACATATCCGAAAAGCTCTGGAAATCGTGACAGATGCAACACAATGCACTTTGTTGTGTCCTCCTCCCAGACTGTGCACTGACAACGGCGTTATGATTGCGTG GAACGGTGTTGAAAGATTGCGTGCTGGCTTGGGCATTTTACACAGCACAGAAGGCATCCGCTATGAGCCAAA ATGTCCTCTTGGAGCAGATATATCAAAAGAAGTTGGAGAAGCTGCCGTAAAAGTACCAcgattaaaaatgaagatttga
- the OSGEPL1 gene encoding probable tRNA N6-adenosine threonylcarbamoyltransferase, mitochondrial isoform X1 yields MLILNKTAGVFSKPSKRNMYEFLRSFHFHPGKRFLHKLVLGIETSCDDTAAAVVDETGNVLGEAIHSQTEVHLKTGGIIPPVAQQLHRENIQRIVQEALSASKVSPSELSAIATTIKPGLALSLGVGLSFSLQLVDQLKKPFIPIHHMEAHALTIRLTNKVEFPFLVLLISGGHCLLALVRGVSDFLLLGKSLDIAPGDMLDKVARRLSLIKHPECSTMSGGKAIEHLAKQGNRLHFDFKPPMQHAKNCDFSFSGLRHIIDKMIMQKEKEEGIEKGQILSSAADIAAAVQHTVACHIAKRTHRAILFCKQRDLFCQSNAVLVVSGGVASNLHIRKALEIVTDATQCTLLCPPPRLCTDNGVMIAWNGVERLRAGLGILHSTEGIRYEPKCPLGADISKEVGEAAVKVPRLKMKI; encoded by the exons ATGCTAATATTGAATAAGACAGCAGGAGTTTTTTCTAAACCATCAAAAAGGAATATGTATGAATTTCtaagaagttttcattttcatcctgGAAAACGATTTCTTCATAAACTAGTTTTGGGAATTGAAACCAGTTGTGATGATACAGCAGCTGCTGTGGTGGATGAAACCGGAAATGTTTTGGGAGAAGCAATACATTCCCAAACCGAAGTTCATTTAAA aACAGGTGGGATTATTCCTCCAGTAGCTCAACAGCTTCATAGAGAAAATATTCAACGCATAGTGCAAGAAGCTCTCTCTGCCAGTAAAGTCTCTCCAAGTGAACTCTCAGCAATTGCAACTACCATAAAACCAGGACTTGCTTTAAGCTTGGGTGTAGGCTTATCATTTAGCTTACAACTGGTAGACCAGTTAAAAAAGCCCTTCATTCCCATTCATCATATGGAGGCTCATGCACTTACTATTAGGTTGACAAATAAagtagaatttccttttttagttcttttgatTTCAGGAGGTCATTGCCTTTTGGCACTAGTTAGAGGAGTTTCAGATTTTCTGCTTCTTGGAAAGTCTTTGGATATAGCGCCAGGTGACATGCTTGACAAG gTAGCAAGAAGACTTTCTTTAATAAAACATCCAGAGTGCTCCACCATGAGTGGTGGGAAGGCTATAGAACATTTGGCCAAACAGGGAAATAGACTGCATTTTGATTTCAAACCTCCCATGCAACATGCTAAAAattgtgacttttctttttctggacttCGTCACATTATTGATAAGATGAtaatgcaaaaggaaaaagaagaag GTATTGAGAAGGGGCAAATCCTGTCTTCAGCTGCAGATATTGCTGCTGCAGTACAGCACACAGTAGCCTGCCACATTGCAAAAAGAACACATCGTGCTATTCTATTTTGCAAGCAGAGAGACTTGTTTTGTCAAAGTAATGCAGTACTG GTTGTATCTGGAGGCGTTGCAAGTAACTTACATATCCGAAAAGCTCTGGAAATCGTGACAGATGCAACACAATGCACTTTGTTGTGTCCTCCTCCCAGACTGTGCACTGACAACGGCGTTATGATTGCGTG GAACGGTGTTGAAAGATTGCGTGCTGGCTTGGGCATTTTACACAGCACAGAAGGCATCCGCTATGAGCCAAA ATGTCCTCTTGGAGCAGATATATCAAAAGAAGTTGGAGAAGCTGCCGTAAAAGTACCAcgattaaaaatgaagatttga
- the OSGEPL1 gene encoding probable tRNA N6-adenosine threonylcarbamoyltransferase, mitochondrial isoform X2, whose translation MLILNKTAGVFSKPSKRNMYEFLRSFHFHPGKRFLHKLVLGIETSCDDTAAAVVDETGNVLGEAIHSQTEVHLKTGGHCLLALVRGVSDFLLLGKSLDIAPGDMLDKVARRLSLIKHPECSTMSGGKAIEHLAKQGNRLHFDFKPPMQHAKNCDFSFSGLRHIIDKMIMQKEKEEGIEKGQILSSAADIAAAVQHTVACHIAKRTHRAILFCKQRDLFCQSNAVLVVSGGVASNLHIRKALEIVTDATQCTLLCPPPRLCTDNGVMIAWNGVERLRAGLGILHSTEGIRYEPKCPLGADISKEVGEAAVKVPRLKMKI comes from the exons ATGCTAATATTGAATAAGACAGCAGGAGTTTTTTCTAAACCATCAAAAAGGAATATGTATGAATTTCtaagaagttttcattttcatcctgGAAAACGATTTCTTCATAAACTAGTTTTGGGAATTGAAACCAGTTGTGATGATACAGCAGCTGCTGTGGTGGATGAAACCGGAAATGTTTTGGGAGAAGCAATACATTCCCAAACCGAAGTTCATTTAAA aACAG GAGGTCATTGCCTTTTGGCACTAGTTAGAGGAGTTTCAGATTTTCTGCTTCTTGGAAAGTCTTTGGATATAGCGCCAGGTGACATGCTTGACAAG gTAGCAAGAAGACTTTCTTTAATAAAACATCCAGAGTGCTCCACCATGAGTGGTGGGAAGGCTATAGAACATTTGGCCAAACAGGGAAATAGACTGCATTTTGATTTCAAACCTCCCATGCAACATGCTAAAAattgtgacttttctttttctggacttCGTCACATTATTGATAAGATGAtaatgcaaaaggaaaaagaagaag GTATTGAGAAGGGGCAAATCCTGTCTTCAGCTGCAGATATTGCTGCTGCAGTACAGCACACAGTAGCCTGCCACATTGCAAAAAGAACACATCGTGCTATTCTATTTTGCAAGCAGAGAGACTTGTTTTGTCAAAGTAATGCAGTACTG GTTGTATCTGGAGGCGTTGCAAGTAACTTACATATCCGAAAAGCTCTGGAAATCGTGACAGATGCAACACAATGCACTTTGTTGTGTCCTCCTCCCAGACTGTGCACTGACAACGGCGTTATGATTGCGTG GAACGGTGTTGAAAGATTGCGTGCTGGCTTGGGCATTTTACACAGCACAGAAGGCATCCGCTATGAGCCAAA ATGTCCTCTTGGAGCAGATATATCAAAAGAAGTTGGAGAAGCTGCCGTAAAAGTACCAcgattaaaaatgaagatttga